One window of the Anolis sagrei isolate rAnoSag1 chromosome 5, rAnoSag1.mat, whole genome shotgun sequence genome contains the following:
- the LOC132775488 gene encoding TRAF-interacting protein with FHA domain-containing protein A, whose amino-acid sequence MLQLQTYFFFLLGFSEVRPMETAFETADTEETITSLNITVYHPEQEKKQVFRAIKFCQRQQLTVDEFVKFGRNCDICHFQFVDTQVSRIQFALQLFRPFGSSEFVFEIKNLSKRVKLTVNNVELAYLNKIILPRRCLVCFGNYKLSMHKQDGLSENFFEISFDMSKTPLWQEAVTLPIPESGAVKLKFPVEAEEDE is encoded by the coding sequence ATGCTTCAATTACaaacttatttttttttccttctaggATTTTCTGAGGTACGGCCAATGGAGACTGCATTTGAGACTGCTGATACTGAAGAGACCATAACCTCTCTCAATATCACAGTCTACCATCCAGAACAAGAAAAAAAGCAAGTATTCCGTGCCATAAAGTTCTGCCAGCGACAGCAGTTGACAGTAGATGAGTTTGTTAAGTTTGGAAGAAACTGTGACATTTGCCATTTTCAATTTGTAGACACACAAGTTTCACGTATTCAATTTGCCCTCCAGCTTTTTAGACCCTTTGGCAGCTCTGAGTTTGTTTTTGAGATTAAGAATTTGAGTAAGAGAGTCAAGCTAACTGTTAACAATGTTGAATTGGCCTACCTGAACAAGATTATCCTTCCACGGAGATGCTTGGTTTGCTTTGGAAACTACAAGCTGTCAATGCATAAACAAGATGGACTATCTGAGAATTTTTTTGAGATCAGCTTTGACATGTCCAAAACACCACTGTGGCAAGAAGCAGTGACCTTGCCTATACCTGAAAGTGGTGCTGTAAAACTTAAATTTCCAGTGGAGGCAGAAGAAGATGAATAA